Proteins encoded in a region of the Prochlorothrix hollandica PCC 9006 = CALU 1027 genome:
- a CDS encoding potassium channel family protein, whose protein sequence is MTNQRRGLSLTGLAQQQPRSPWIEQLDRLIHAPATELALILLILISVSLVVLEVGVGVGEWNSGLFQYVDRLISTVFMVELLIRYGIARRKKRFFRQYWLDIVAILPVSPAFRILRLLRLLRLLRVGILVNRSISRFSYTLATTLGSQLGLLLVVGLIVLVGALGMYLLEGRQNENFDSLSESLWWSFFTLVSAEPVGVQPRTDAGRFMALLVVTGGLTMFAVFTGVVSAVMMQRLKTVMEVRLLELDELQEHMVICGWNRSGHLLIEELQADAMLRQLPIVVVAESVELAERELRHVDQSRLYFFQGDYTTLDVLENVGIYHASRAILLADSTHPRSDQDRDARTVLAALTIEKLNPVIYTCAQLLDRKNNVQLRVAGVEDVVITDELAGHLIATSARNLGAVEVLAELLTVQTGNQFYKLPLPDGWAGQSFLGISRHLQEGHGAILVAIERGKDYERKVMVNPEAHTPTQAGDFLVLIARHYPHHL, encoded by the coding sequence CTGACCAACCAGCGGCGGGGGTTATCCCTTACGGGGCTTGCCCAGCAGCAGCCCCGCAGTCCTTGGATTGAGCAACTGGATCGCCTGATCCATGCCCCTGCCACCGAGTTAGCCCTGATCCTGTTAATTCTGATCTCCGTGAGCCTGGTGGTGTTGGAGGTGGGGGTGGGGGTGGGCGAATGGAATTCAGGGCTGTTTCAGTATGTCGATCGTCTGATCTCCACCGTCTTCATGGTGGAGTTGCTGATCCGCTATGGCATCGCACGGCGAAAAAAGCGATTTTTCCGGCAGTATTGGCTGGATATTGTGGCAATCCTGCCGGTGTCTCCCGCCTTTCGCATCCTGCGGCTGTTGCGGCTCCTGCGGCTGTTGCGGGTGGGAATCTTGGTCAACCGCAGCATTAGCCGTTTCTCCTATACCCTAGCCACCACCCTAGGATCCCAACTGGGGTTGTTGCTGGTGGTGGGGCTGATTGTGTTGGTGGGTGCCCTGGGAATGTACCTGCTGGAGGGGCGACAAAACGAAAACTTTGACTCCCTCAGTGAATCCCTGTGGTGGAGCTTCTTTACCCTGGTGTCAGCGGAGCCAGTGGGTGTCCAACCCCGCACCGATGCCGGTCGCTTCATGGCCCTGTTGGTGGTCACCGGGGGGCTTACCATGTTTGCAGTCTTCACGGGGGTGGTGTCGGCGGTGATGATGCAGCGACTGAAAACGGTGATGGAGGTGCGGCTTTTGGAACTGGATGAACTGCAAGAGCACATGGTCATTTGTGGTTGGAACCGCAGCGGTCACCTGCTCATTGAAGAGTTGCAGGCAGATGCCATGTTGCGGCAGTTGCCGATCGTAGTGGTGGCGGAAAGTGTGGAACTGGCGGAACGGGAATTGCGCCACGTTGATCAGTCCCGGCTCTACTTTTTCCAGGGGGACTATACCACCCTGGATGTGTTGGAAAATGTGGGGATTTACCACGCTTCCAGGGCCATTTTGTTGGCGGATTCCACCCACCCCCGCAGCGACCAGGATCGGGATGCCCGGACGGTGTTAGCGGCCTTAACCATTGAAAAGCTTAATCCGGTGATTTATACCTGTGCCCAGTTGCTCGATCGCAAAAATAATGTGCAATTGCGGGTGGCGGGGGTGGAAGATGTGGTGATCACCGATGAGTTGGCGGGCCATTTAATTGCCACGTCCGCCCGGAATTTAGGGGCCGTAGAAGTCTTAGCGGAACTGTTAACGGTGCAGACGGGGAACCAGTTTTATAAGTTGCCCTTGCCCGATGGCTGGGCGGGTCAGTCGTTCCTGGGGATCTCGCGCCACTTGCAGGAAGGCCACGGGGCTATTTTGGTGGCGATCGAACGGGGCAAAGACTATGAACGCAAGGTAATGGTGAATCCAGAAGCCCATACCCCCACCCAAGCCGGAGATTTCTTGGTTCTCATTGCCCGCCACTATCCCCACCATCTTTAA
- a CDS encoding DUF3386 domain-containing protein has product MVSVQTQDTSTPDTSAQDTSAQDTSAQDTSAQDTSAQDLFRAAYENRYTWDKNFPGYRATVTYRQGDDSVTGHAEVTAKFKPSVTGIDDETARQTVHGQLHEVAIHRVRRTFEETHGHNTFRLGETDDSGALEILMGGKAEGDRYKIRNQEVCLVHRHIHGVVVTINTFSSHDTGAGYLSHRYDSVYHDPQTGEAKGGRSEFEDLYTEVGGYYLLSQRRITSATPDGAVTQEFTFSDFELLTPETA; this is encoded by the coding sequence ATGGTAAGTGTCCAGACTCAAGACACCAGCACCCCAGACACCAGCGCCCAAGATACCAGCGCCCAAGACACCAGCGCCCAAGACACCAGCGCCCAAGACACCAGCGCCCAAGACCTATTTCGCGCCGCCTACGAAAACCGCTACACCTGGGATAAAAACTTCCCTGGCTACCGCGCCACCGTCACCTATCGCCAGGGAGACGACAGCGTTACCGGTCATGCAGAAGTCACCGCCAAGTTTAAACCCTCCGTCACCGGCATTGACGACGAAACTGCCCGCCAAACCGTCCATGGACAACTCCACGAAGTCGCCATCCACCGGGTTCGCCGCACCTTCGAGGAAACCCACGGCCACAACACCTTCCGCTTGGGGGAAACCGATGACAGCGGTGCCCTAGAAATTTTGATGGGGGGCAAGGCTGAGGGCGATCGCTACAAAATTCGCAACCAGGAAGTGTGCCTCGTCCATCGCCACATCCATGGGGTGGTGGTCACCATCAACACCTTCAGCAGCCATGACACCGGCGCGGGTTATCTATCCCACCGCTATGATTCCGTGTACCATGATCCCCAAACTGGGGAAGCCAAGGGAGGCCGCAGCGAATTTGAGGACCTCTACACCGAAGTAGGGGGATATTATTTACTGAGCCAACGACGCATCACCAGCGCCACCCCTGACGGTGCGGTGACCCAGGAATTTACCTTCTCTGATTTTGAGCTTTTGACCCCTGAAACAGCCTAA
- a CDS encoding DUF262 domain-containing protein produces the protein MARINLLDTRTTSFGDLIGNGKIYRVPPFQRDYSWTEENWEDLWQDILVLHTTNPSAGHYMGAIVLQSSRASDKEFTIIDGQQRLATLSIMAIAVIEKIQKLVDRDEQKAANQERQKILNRTYLSDKDPRSLRYSSKIILNENNNDFYQSNLINLRSPFNIRSLSKSNQLLWQAFQYFSDSLEELEDVVQGGEKLAEFLTDTIAQRLLFIQINVEDELNAYTVFETLNARGIELSSTDLLKNYLFSLFQGPDDLQEAQRQWRRITNTVQMERFPEFLRYYLSLRHTRVRRERLFKIVRDSVQNGQQAFELLDQLENYSSLFIALGNSNDEFWRDLPANRPYVRELELFRVKQAYPTLFTAYERFSPEDFTRLLKLVGVLCFRYTIVSSLNPNDLETLYNKVAIAITTGEITNPRQVFEQLRSVYVSDEKFSQDFSLLSLSTRGQKKKLVRYILSKLEADARLEVNEDGFSIEHILPESPSPEWRQHFTDSQLEEMVYRIGNLTPLEPHLNREIGNGRYAIKRDVYQQSGYELTKNIVAEEWTPHTLTTRQRDLARRATHIWRSDFAPHKFLPD, from the coding sequence ATGGCTCGGATTAATCTGCTAGATACGCGCACGACTAGTTTCGGTGACTTAATTGGCAATGGCAAGATTTACAGAGTGCCGCCTTTTCAGCGTGATTACTCCTGGACTGAAGAAAACTGGGAAGATCTTTGGCAGGATATTCTGGTGCTACACACCACCAATCCTAGTGCTGGTCATTACATGGGGGCGATCGTTCTCCAAAGCTCTAGGGCTTCAGACAAAGAGTTTACGATTATTGACGGACAGCAACGGCTAGCTACCCTCAGTATTATGGCGATCGCGGTTATCGAAAAGATTCAAAAACTAGTCGATCGAGACGAACAAAAGGCAGCTAACCAAGAGCGGCAGAAAATTCTCAATCGCACCTATCTCAGTGACAAGGATCCACGCTCTCTGCGTTATTCCAGCAAGATCATTTTGAATGAAAATAACAATGACTTCTATCAGAGCAATTTGATCAACCTCAGAAGTCCTTTTAATATTCGATCGCTCTCAAAATCTAATCAACTACTTTGGCAAGCGTTCCAATATTTTTCGGATTCTTTAGAAGAACTTGAGGATGTTGTTCAAGGTGGTGAAAAATTAGCTGAATTCTTGACCGATACCATTGCCCAGAGACTACTTTTTATTCAGATTAACGTTGAAGATGAGTTAAATGCTTACACAGTGTTTGAAACCCTGAACGCTAGAGGCATAGAACTGAGTTCAACAGATTTACTAAAGAATTACTTATTTTCCCTCTTTCAAGGTCCCGACGATCTACAAGAAGCCCAGAGACAGTGGAGGCGCATTACTAATACTGTTCAGATGGAAAGATTCCCAGAATTTCTCCGCTATTACCTCAGTCTCCGACATACTAGGGTCAGGCGAGAAAGGCTATTCAAAATAGTTCGTGACTCTGTTCAGAATGGCCAACAAGCCTTTGAGTTACTGGATCAACTGGAAAATTACAGTAGTCTTTTTATCGCTCTCGGTAATTCCAATGATGAATTCTGGCGAGATCTTCCTGCAAACCGACCCTATGTTCGTGAACTTGAACTATTTCGCGTCAAACAGGCTTATCCAACTTTATTTACAGCCTATGAGAGGTTTTCCCCTGAAGACTTCACTCGCCTCCTCAAACTCGTGGGGGTACTGTGTTTTCGCTATACGATCGTTAGCAGCTTAAATCCTAATGACTTAGAAACACTTTACAACAAGGTGGCAATTGCAATCACAACGGGTGAGATAACTAACCCCAGACAGGTTTTTGAACAACTGCGATCGGTCTATGTTTCAGATGAGAAGTTTTCGCAGGACTTTTCTTTGCTTTCACTGTCTACCAGAGGGCAGAAAAAGAAACTAGTGCGATATATTTTGTCTAAGCTTGAGGCCGATGCACGACTGGAGGTTAATGAAGATGGTTTTTCGATCGAACATATCTTGCCTGAATCCCCCAGTCCTGAATGGCGACAACACTTTACTGATAGCCAACTGGAAGAAATGGTGTATCGCATTGGCAATTTGACACCGTTAGAACCCCATCTCAATCGCGAAATCGGCAATGGGCGTTATGCCATCAAGCGAGATGTTTACCAGCAGAGTGGCTATGAGTTAACCAAAAATATAGTGGCTGAGGAATGGACTCCCCATACACTGACTACACGACAGAGGGATTTAGCCCGGAGAGCTACTCATATTTGGCGATCGGATTTTGCTCCTCATAAATTTCTGCCCGACTAA
- a CDS encoding Eco57I restriction-modification methylase domain-containing protein, producing the protein MADRQKPNKPLFSQHYLEHRIQECPEWQVDVTAGFEALKKLYLSKQTLLPTLSEAQTEEVFIKPALDILGFSHIPQVTTRGKGRAQRPDYALFTSEPDRDEAYHHQNNESAFYARVRAIAEAKYWERPLSKVTANDKRDVYKNENPSFQIASYLTGTGVDWGILTNGREWRLYYRQASSTATEFYPVDLVELLEAGDLEQFKYFWLFFRQESLVKDPQGRNFLERVREGSTTYAQRVGNELKALVFDRVFPGLAGGLVADATRRGEQVTPEQVYEATLSFLYKLLFLLYAEARNLLPIDRDYRDHSLIKITQEVAEGIKRQKKLSQTSTGLYDRLLSLFQIVDRGDRGLEVPRYNGGLFHFDFSQPSNQVEYPANHFLSRFKVSDAVLAPVLDQLARFEGQPIDYSFLGVRQLGSIYEGLLEYRVVIEARGLSPLSNPLSKAVVHLENDKGERKATGSYYTPDYIVKYIVSHTLKPILEQRQTRFSELMASIAQLHTQMKDKRLGTQSLNGLRKDLQRLEREAQSTLLDIKICDPAMGSGHFLVEAVDYLTDELIRILTLYPEQNPVLEMLEQTRQSILQNLEQQGIIINPDRLEPTQLLQRVVMKRCIYGVDLNPMAVELAKVSLWLHSFTIGAPLSFLDHHLRCGNSLIGTTAREAAAAMSQDSGRQFTLLAGPFVGLLRAAEIMRGVSVLSDATFAEVEQSETLFRSFDDAAKPFKRLLDIYVSKFFGLKRADHFLRVFGTNAISANPKKMNKADAAVYDDALKLSDKKHFFHWDLEFPEVFIDLENASWKANAGFDVVIGNPPYISNWELTAYDKSLPTILEKIYPDIASGHWDLFVLFIYRALSLTKAKTGCQSFIIPSSFSTEKYGTNIRKFILDNCSLTELVDFEEHLVFEKISRHLIIYVVSPLQNDSNSVKIIRFDKEFYDFSIIPQSTFYEFSNFAFRVDITEAEIFIKIKTQNNSIFLGSICHVNMGIVAHSGANSPIKFKKNEVIKNHDGQGYRKFILGTNITPYEINWSDLFLDYEAKQEYFHRSRFIELFELPKIAIRRVSGEENKLISSYDDEGYFSDHLVIHLIIWTDHIKSLEVAGYRLAYEYAEQYRLHYILSLINSCFMTYHFSRFLATDTLQGSYTEVYPESIRQFPIRKISFTTPTDRRQQAVQNAITLYNQFQLDHNADPLLAQVTHHLSQQLEEADVIHDLLAHLAEQMIELNKQKQTEVKSFLLWLERFIGCPIDTLTNKSKIQNYLGDYYKKGTGNADRDNDTGEPHLSFDALIALLKKNKKKITIDPVARTEQQTLEKEYQASLETLLPVKMQLMWCDHLIDQIVYKLYGLTEDEIKIVEGK; encoded by the coding sequence ATGGCAGATAGACAAAAACCAAACAAGCCGCTGTTTTCGCAGCATTACCTGGAGCATCGGATTCAAGAATGCCCCGAATGGCAGGTGGATGTGACTGCAGGGTTTGAGGCGTTAAAAAAGCTCTATCTGTCTAAACAAACCCTGTTGCCGACGCTGAGTGAAGCGCAAACAGAAGAGGTTTTTATTAAGCCTGCGCTGGATATTTTGGGCTTTAGCCATATTCCCCAGGTGACGACTCGTGGCAAAGGTAGGGCACAACGACCGGACTATGCCCTGTTTACCAGTGAACCCGATCGCGATGAAGCGTACCATCATCAAAACAATGAGTCTGCTTTTTATGCGCGAGTGAGGGCGATCGCTGAAGCAAAATATTGGGAACGCCCGCTCAGTAAGGTGACTGCCAATGACAAGCGAGATGTTTACAAAAACGAAAACCCATCATTTCAGATTGCGAGCTACCTGACAGGGACGGGGGTTGATTGGGGGATTCTGACGAACGGGCGCGAGTGGCGATTGTATTATCGGCAGGCTTCCTCGACGGCGACGGAGTTTTACCCTGTCGATCTGGTGGAACTGTTGGAAGCAGGCGACTTGGAACAGTTTAAGTATTTTTGGCTGTTCTTTCGGCAAGAGTCGCTGGTCAAAGACCCCCAGGGGCGAAATTTTTTAGAGCGGGTGCGGGAGGGCAGCACCACCTATGCTCAGCGCGTGGGCAATGAGCTAAAGGCATTGGTGTTCGATCGCGTCTTTCCCGGTTTGGCGGGGGGCCTTGTGGCGGATGCCACCCGCCGGGGAGAGCAGGTGACACCGGAGCAGGTGTATGAAGCAACGCTGTCCTTTCTCTATAAGCTGTTGTTTTTGCTCTATGCCGAAGCCCGCAATCTGCTACCCATCGATCGCGATTATCGGGATCACAGCTTGATCAAAATCACCCAAGAAGTGGCTGAGGGCATCAAGCGACAAAAGAAGTTGAGCCAGACTTCCACCGGGCTATACGATCGCCTGCTCAGCCTGTTTCAAATTGTCGATCGCGGCGATCGGGGATTGGAAGTGCCCCGCTATAACGGCGGTTTGTTTCATTTTGATTTCAGTCAGCCCAGCAATCAGGTTGAGTATCCCGCCAATCATTTTTTGTCTCGCTTTAAGGTATCCGATGCGGTGCTAGCTCCGGTGTTGGATCAACTGGCTCGATTTGAAGGACAGCCGATCGACTATAGCTTTTTGGGCGTGCGGCAACTGGGTTCGATTTATGAGGGCTTGTTGGAATATCGCGTCGTCATTGAGGCAAGGGGCTTAAGCCCCTTGTCAAACCCCTTGTCTAAGGCAGTAGTACATCTCGAAAATGACAAGGGCGAACGCAAAGCCACAGGCTCCTATTACACGCCTGACTATATTGTGAAATACATCGTCAGCCACACGCTGAAACCCATCTTAGAGCAGCGGCAAACTCGGTTTAGCGAACTGATGGCAAGCATTGCCCAACTGCATACCCAGATGAAAGATAAACGGCTGGGCACCCAAAGCCTGAACGGATTGCGAAAGGATTTGCAACGGCTAGAACGGGAGGCACAAAGTACCTTACTGGATATTAAAATCTGTGACCCAGCGATGGGCAGCGGTCATTTTTTAGTGGAAGCAGTGGACTATTTGACCGATGAACTGATCCGCATTTTGACGCTGTATCCTGAACAAAACCCCGTGCTGGAGATGCTGGAGCAAACGCGCCAGAGCATTTTACAAAACCTGGAACAGCAGGGCATCATCATCAATCCCGATCGCCTGGAACCGACTCAACTGCTACAACGGGTGGTGATGAAGCGCTGCATTTATGGCGTGGATTTGAACCCCATGGCGGTGGAACTAGCAAAGGTAAGTTTGTGGCTCCATTCGTTTACGATCGGCGCACCGTTGAGCTTTTTAGATCACCATTTGCGCTGTGGCAATTCGTTGATCGGCACCACTGCCAGAGAAGCCGCAGCCGCTATGTCGCAGGACTCAGGCAGACAGTTTACCCTCTTAGCAGGACCCTTTGTAGGCTTGCTAAGAGCAGCAGAAATTATGCGTGGTGTGAGTGTGCTAAGCGATGCCACTTTTGCCGAAGTCGAACAAAGCGAAACCCTATTTCGATCCTTTGATGACGCTGCCAAACCCTTTAAGCGATTGCTCGATATCTACGTCTCTAAATTTTTTGGCTTAAAACGAGCCGACCATTTTTTGCGTGTGTTTGGTACGAATGCAATTTCGGCTAACCCGAAAAAAATGAACAAGGCAGATGCCGCCGTTTATGACGATGCCCTAAAACTCAGTGACAAGAAACACTTTTTTCATTGGGATCTAGAATTTCCAGAAGTATTTATCGACCTAGAAAACGCTAGTTGGAAAGCAAATGCAGGATTTGATGTAGTCATTGGAAATCCACCATATATTTCAAATTGGGAATTAACTGCATATGACAAGTCTCTCCCAACAATCCTAGAGAAAATCTACCCGGACATTGCATCAGGACATTGGGATTTGTTCGTGCTATTTATATATAGAGCATTATCCTTAACCAAGGCAAAAACAGGTTGTCAATCTTTTATTATTCCAAGCTCATTTTCAACTGAAAAGTATGGAACTAATATTAGAAAATTTATTTTAGATAATTGCAGCTTGACTGAATTAGTCGATTTTGAAGAACATTTAGTATTTGAGAAGATTTCTAGACACCTAATTATTTATGTTGTATCACCGCTTCAAAATGATTCAAATTCTGTAAAAATCATAAGGTTCGACAAAGAGTTTTATGATTTTTCAATAATACCTCAAAGCACATTTTACGAGTTTTCAAATTTCGCCTTTCGAGTTGACATAACCGAAGCAGAAATTTTCATCAAAATAAAAACTCAAAATAATAGTATATTTCTTGGCTCTATTTGTCATGTCAACATGGGAATTGTGGCTCATAGTGGTGCTAATAGCCCGATTAAATTTAAAAAGAATGAAGTCATTAAAAATCATGATGGTCAAGGATATAGAAAATTTATTTTAGGGACTAACATAACGCCTTACGAAATAAATTGGAGCGATTTATTCCTTGATTATGAAGCCAAACAGGAATACTTTCATAGATCTCGATTCATCGAACTATTTGAGTTGCCTAAAATTGCAATTCGTAGAGTTAGCGGCGAGGAGAACAAGCTAATTAGTTCTTACGATGACGAAGGCTACTTCAGTGATCATCTCGTGATCCATCTAATAATTTGGACAGATCATATTAAGTCGCTTGAAGTAGCAGGTTATCGGTTGGCATATGAGTACGCGGAGCAATATAGATTACATTACATTTTATCTTTGATAAACTCATGTTTCATGACTTATCATTTTTCCCGTTTCCTTGCGACTGATACTTTACAAGGTTCATATACTGAAGTTTATCCTGAGAGCATTCGTCAATTCCCTATCCGAAAAATCTCTTTTACCACCCCAACAGATCGCCGTCAACAAGCTGTCCAAAACGCGATCACCCTCTACAATCAATTCCAACTCGATCACAACGCTGATCCGCTGTTAGCTCAAGTCACTCATCACCTCAGCCAGCAGCTCGAAGAAGCCGATGTGATTCATGATTTGTTAGCGCATCTAGCCGAGCAAATGATTGAACTCAACAAACAAAAGCAAACCGAAGTCAAAAGCTTTTTGCTATGGCTGGAACGTTTTATCGGTTGCCCGATCGACACTCTCACCAACAAATCTAAGATTCAAAACTACTTAGGCGACTATTACAAAAAAGGTACAGGTAATGCAGATAGGGATAACGACACAGGCGAACCCCACCTGAGTTTTGATGCCTTGATCGCACTGCTTAAGAAAAATAAAAAGAAGATCACGATCGATCCGGTAGCGCGAACAGAACAGCAAACGCTAGAGAAAGAATATCAAGCTAGTTTAGAGACGCTGTTGCCGGTCAAAATGCAACTGATGTGGTGCGATCACCTGATTGATCAAATCGTTTATAAGCTGTATGGATTGACAGAAGATGAAATTAAGATCGTGGAAGGCAAATGA